A single window of Acidobacteriota bacterium DNA harbors:
- a CDS encoding cytochrome b/b6 domain-containing protein, with protein sequence MDDQTSQKLSERRRLIEQLTENIIESAAPLTDPDTPEEALKKTAAEISERLEFETNVALNEVVTKYSPGRKRIPEEAAAERTFVRFGLNFRSQHVLLFTSVILLIITGIPLKFPEFGVSKFIIVDLFGGLENSSLVHRIGAVGLILVGIWHLLYSTLSRVGRGDFILMIPRPRDVIDFYHTVMYFIGRRSHGSRSGRFSFIEKFDYWAVYWGMVIMIGSGIILWFSEMFPKYGYDIAREAHSDEGLLATLAIVIWHFYNVHLNPEVFPMSKVWWHGRLTESQMKHHHPLEYAEILQAERQELAAQLQSGVDDKEVAS encoded by the coding sequence ATGGATGACCAGACTTCGCAGAAACTGTCCGAGCGCCGCCGGCTGATCGAACAGCTGACGGAGAACATCATCGAATCAGCCGCCCCCCTGACCGACCCCGACACGCCGGAGGAAGCGCTGAAAAAGACCGCCGCCGAGATCAGCGAGCGTCTCGAGTTCGAAACCAACGTGGCGCTCAACGAGGTAGTCACAAAATACAGCCCCGGGAGAAAGCGCATTCCCGAAGAGGCCGCGGCGGAGCGCACTTTTGTCCGTTTCGGGCTGAACTTCCGCAGCCAGCACGTTCTCTTGTTCACCTCCGTCATCCTGCTCATCATCACCGGGATCCCGCTCAAGTTCCCGGAATTCGGGGTTTCGAAGTTCATCATCGTGGATTTGTTCGGCGGCCTGGAGAACTCGTCGCTCGTTCACCGCATCGGAGCGGTCGGCCTGATCCTCGTGGGAATCTGGCATCTGCTGTACTCCACGCTGTCTCGGGTGGGCCGGGGTGATTTCATCCTCATGATACCGCGGCCGCGCGACGTCATCGACTTCTATCATACCGTGATGTACTTCATTGGCCGTCGGTCACACGGGTCCAGGTCCGGCCGGTTCTCGTTCATCGAGAAATTCGACTACTGGGCCGTATACTGGGGTATGGTGATCATGATCGGGTCCGGCATCATTCTCTGGTTCAGCGAGATGTTTCCCAAGTACGGGTACGACATCGCGCGCGAGGCACACTCCGACGAGGGTCTGCTCGCCACCCTGGCCATCGTCATCTGGCATTTCTACAACGTGCACCTGAACCCGGAAGTCTTTCCCATGAGCAAGGTCTGGTGGCACGGCCGGCTGACGGAGAGCCAGATGAAACACCATCATCCCCTGGAATACGCGGAAATCCTGCAGGCGGAGCGGCAGGAACTGGCCGCACAGCTACAAAGCGGCGTCGACGACAAGGAGGTGGCGTCATGA
- a CDS encoding cytochrome c3 family protein — protein sequence MIFRTLIIIASYLLLAAGVCGQDRACLFCHNPQPPADQQNAQSVDTSVLAASVHRDIGCSDCHQVSSGEPHRGNRIVYCASCHQDEAKGYNRSPHVAGRSVSVESLPTCVTCHGGHDLLPVDDPRSRTNHRNSVSICVKCHADESVTGKFTDVPDPGMIRAYEQSIHGKTLLIDGNMAAPACVDCHGSHSFFPSDEPESPIYKSHIAGTCGRCHGEISETYAESVHGTALAAGVLESPTCTNCHGEHNIRAHDDPASRVYATHVSTTCSDCHTSEALVAKFGLKADRIKTFKESYHGVVTEFGETRAANCASCHGAHDIFPQSDSRSLINAANIELTCGKCHEGLPADFAHSQVHTSASDVESGGEFYVRKFYIWFITIIIVAFVLFRVLEYRRRVTRVE from the coding sequence GTGATCTTCAGAACACTGATAATCATTGCCAGCTACCTGTTGCTCGCCGCCGGAGTATGCGGACAGGATCGAGCTTGCCTGTTCTGTCACAACCCACAGCCGCCGGCAGACCAGCAGAATGCACAGTCGGTCGACACATCGGTGCTGGCCGCCTCCGTCCATCGCGACATCGGGTGCAGCGATTGTCATCAGGTCAGTAGCGGTGAACCGCACCGCGGCAATCGCATTGTTTATTGCGCGAGTTGCCACCAGGACGAGGCTAAGGGGTACAATCGGTCGCCCCACGTGGCCGGGCGCTCGGTCAGTGTCGAAAGCCTCCCCACCTGCGTTACGTGCCACGGCGGCCATGACCTGCTTCCGGTAGACGATCCGCGGTCGCGGACTAACCATCGCAACTCGGTTTCGATCTGCGTGAAGTGTCATGCCGACGAGTCTGTTACGGGCAAGTTCACTGACGTTCCCGATCCCGGGATGATTCGCGCGTACGAGCAATCGATACACGGCAAGACGCTGCTCATCGACGGCAACATGGCGGCTCCCGCCTGCGTCGACTGCCACGGCAGCCACTCCTTCTTCCCCTCGGACGAGCCGGAAAGTCCGATTTACAAGAGCCACATCGCGGGGACGTGCGGACGGTGTCACGGGGAGATTTCCGAAACCTACGCCGAGTCGGTGCACGGCACGGCGCTGGCCGCAGGCGTCCTGGAATCTCCGACCTGTACCAACTGCCACGGTGAGCATAACATTCGAGCGCACGACGACCCGGCCTCGCGTGTCTACGCAACCCACGTGTCCACCACCTGTTCCGATTGTCACACCTCCGAGGCCCTGGTGGCGAAATTCGGATTGAAGGCGGACCGGATCAAGACGTTCAAGGAGTCCTACCACGGGGTGGTTACCGAGTTCGGCGAGACGCGGGCCGCCAACTGTGCCTCCTGCCACGGCGCCCACGACATCTTCCCGCAATCGGACTCACGGTCGCTGATCAACGCCGCCAACATCGAGTTGACGTGCGGCAAGTGTCATGAGGGGCTGCCGGCGGACTTTGCCCACAGCCAGGTGCACACCTCGGCCAGCGACGTCGAATCCGGCGGCGAATTCTACGTACGGAAGTTTTACATCTGGTTCATCACCATCATCATTGTCGCCTTTGTGCTCTTCCGGGTTCTGGAGTACCGCCGCCGCGTAACAAGAGTGGAGTGA